Proteins found in one Paenibacillus borealis genomic segment:
- a CDS encoding MurR/RpiR family transcriptional regulator — translation MKLLLQLKEMHHFTTNERSIAAYILTHKDNILPMSIQELAKATYTSHSAINRLTHKLGLAGYKEFILKLAREFQQDVHSISNVDVNYPFAPGEAPIQVAKEIAELMKATIEKNFAFLEDAQLAKAADILDRSDKIFIYALGDSEIRAKSFQNKLIKINKYAVIATELSEWEYHTVNLTQNDCAIFLTYHGLTANNLKAAKYFVRKNIPFITITAAHGTELAKLSTLCIQVPEDEVKHAKIGTFSSQIAFEYVLNVIYSCIYRINYSKNKLASRDVLNDFYMDDVKTEL, via the coding sequence ATGAAGCTGCTGCTGCAATTAAAGGAAATGCACCATTTTACAACCAACGAACGAAGCATTGCTGCCTATATCCTGACCCATAAGGATAATATTCTGCCGATGTCCATACAAGAGCTCGCCAAAGCTACCTATACCTCGCATTCGGCCATTAACCGCCTGACGCATAAACTCGGCCTTGCGGGCTATAAGGAATTCATTCTAAAGCTGGCCCGGGAGTTCCAGCAGGATGTCCATAGCATTTCTAATGTGGATGTGAATTATCCGTTTGCTCCAGGTGAAGCTCCGATTCAGGTGGCCAAAGAAATTGCGGAATTAATGAAGGCAACCATCGAGAAGAATTTTGCTTTTCTGGAGGATGCCCAGTTAGCCAAGGCCGCTGACATCCTGGACCGGTCCGACAAGATCTTCATCTATGCGCTGGGTGATTCGGAAATCCGGGCGAAGAGCTTTCAGAATAAATTAATCAAAATTAATAAATACGCCGTGATTGCTACTGAGCTGTCTGAGTGGGAATATCATACGGTTAATCTTACGCAGAATGACTGTGCCATTTTCTTAACCTACCATGGTCTAACAGCTAATAATTTGAAGGCCGCGAAATATTTTGTACGCAAAAACATCCCTTTTATTACGATCACCGCGGCTCACGGGACGGAATTGGCCAAGCTCAGCACGCTCTGCATCCAAGTGCCTGAGGATGAAGTGAAGCATGCGAAGATCGGCACCTTTTCATCGCAGATTGCTTTTGAATATGTCCTGAATGTCATCTATTCCTGCATCTATAGAATCAACTACTCGAAGAACAAGCTGGCTTCCCGGGACGTATTGAATGATTTCTATATGGATGACGTGAAGACGGAGCTATAG
- a CDS encoding sensor histidine kinase, translating into MKHPWKSRDNRPLQTSLTIDFLLFNCMLLMLVLVVYLFIQKDITHVIMDRMIPDPDLSVEAGDYRHELGQGPESDRLLQSGGWLELLNSGKQVIRVIGDKQDQTMGYDENSLFKGLENRSDQPYYYSISQVDSNSGVAWLLLKIPRDVVSVSINNEMLFAYLNHSVFFYVFVVSGMILMLIFVYSYWVSRRIKKPLRVLNLGMNRMMEGHYNTRIALYAETEFLRIGNSFNYMADVIERTTEEKRQAEKSKQRLMVDLSHDLKTPITSIQGYAQALIEGRVTDPERQTKYLNYIYTKSVQVTKLIQHMLDLLKLDSPDFILRVERLELGDQLREIIADTYGEIEQKEFELQLQVPEEEVYARYDPELFASVINNLISNALAYNPEGTRIRVTVIPEDTDVRIEIADNGIGIPKELWSTIFDPFVRGDEARTTASGGTGLGLSIAKKNVEKMGGSLMLESREGEPTVFIIRIPR; encoded by the coding sequence TTGAAGCACCCGTGGAAAAGTAGGGATAACCGCCCGCTGCAAACGTCTCTGACCATCGACTTTCTGCTGTTTAACTGTATGCTGCTGATGCTTGTACTGGTGGTCTATCTGTTTATCCAGAAGGATATCACTCACGTCATCATGGACCGGATGATTCCCGATCCCGACCTTTCGGTTGAAGCCGGAGATTATCGCCACGAGCTGGGTCAGGGGCCGGAGAGTGACCGGCTGCTGCAGAGCGGAGGCTGGCTGGAGCTGCTCAACTCCGGCAAACAGGTCATCCGTGTCATTGGAGACAAGCAGGACCAAACCATGGGTTATGATGAGAACAGTCTGTTCAAGGGACTGGAGAACCGCAGCGACCAGCCCTACTACTACTCCATTTCCCAGGTGGATAGTAACAGCGGAGTGGCCTGGTTGCTGCTCAAGATTCCCCGCGATGTGGTCAGCGTGTCCATTAACAACGAAATGCTATTTGCCTATCTGAACCATTCGGTGTTCTTTTATGTGTTTGTGGTCAGCGGAATGATTCTGATGCTGATCTTTGTATATAGCTATTGGGTCTCCAGACGGATCAAGAAGCCGCTGCGGGTTCTAAATCTGGGGATGAACCGTATGATGGAAGGACACTACAATACACGGATTGCCCTTTATGCGGAGACGGAGTTTCTGCGGATTGGCAATAGCTTCAATTACATGGCGGATGTCATTGAGCGGACTACGGAAGAGAAGCGGCAGGCCGAGAAGAGCAAGCAGCGGCTGATGGTAGATCTGTCACATGATCTGAAGACACCGATTACCAGCATTCAGGGTTATGCACAGGCGCTTATCGAAGGGCGGGTTACAGACCCTGAACGGCAGACCAAATACCTGAATTACATTTACACCAAATCCGTGCAGGTGACGAAGCTGATTCAGCATATGCTGGACCTGCTTAAGCTGGATTCACCGGATTTCATTCTTCGCGTAGAGCGGCTGGAGCTGGGGGATCAGCTGCGGGAGATCATTGCCGACACCTACGGTGAAATTGAGCAGAAAGAGTTCGAGCTGCAGCTTCAGGTACCTGAAGAGGAAGTCTACGCCCGTTATGATCCGGAGCTGTTCGCCAGCGTGATCAACAATCTAATCTCCAATGCTCTGGCCTATAACCCAGAAGGTACACGCATCCGCGTGACGGTCATTCCGGAGGATACAGATGTCCGGATTGAGATTGCCGACAATGGGATAGGCATTCCCAAGGAGCTCTGGTCCACGATCTTTGATCCGTTCGTGCGGGGAGATGAAGCCCGGACGACAGCCAGCGGAGGGACAGGACTTGGATTATCCATTGCCAAGAAGAACGTTGAGAAGATGGGCGGTTCCCTGATGCTGGAGAGCCGGGAAGGGGAGCCGACGGTGTTCATTATCCGGATTCCCAGATAA
- a CDS encoding cysteine hydrolase family protein, whose translation MTKEQNQSALLVMDMQNAIVSRYVSEEGALLPFQTAIMTAREHGIPVIYVGVAMREGIQISPLNKMFGRMPANSGITAEHPSMQIHASLSPLPDEPFVGKYRVSAFSGSDLENLLRSRGIDRLILSGIATSGVVLSTLREAADKDYGLTVLSDACIDSDPEVHRVLTGKVFPAQADVLTVEDWANSLTQE comes from the coding sequence GTGACGAAGGAACAGAACCAGAGTGCACTACTGGTGATGGATATGCAGAATGCTATTGTGTCGCGATATGTATCGGAGGAAGGTGCTTTACTACCTTTTCAGACGGCAATAATGACAGCCCGCGAACATGGCATACCGGTCATTTATGTAGGTGTAGCCATGCGCGAAGGTATTCAGATTAGCCCGCTCAACAAAATGTTCGGCAGAATGCCCGCCAATAGCGGAATTACCGCGGAGCACCCGTCGATGCAGATTCATGCATCACTCTCACCACTGCCGGACGAGCCCTTTGTCGGCAAATACCGTGTCAGCGCATTTTCCGGGAGTGACCTGGAGAATCTGCTTCGTTCCCGCGGCATAGACCGGCTGATTCTGAGCGGCATCGCAACAAGCGGAGTCGTACTGTCTACCTTGCGCGAGGCGGCAGATAAGGATTACGGTCTTACCGTATTGTCAGATGCTTGTATCGACTCCGATCCTGAGGTTCACCGTGTGCTTACCGGGAAGGTATTTCCCGCCCAAGCTGATGTGCTGACGGTAGAGGATTGGGCGAATTCTTTGACTCAAGAGTAG
- a CDS encoding SDR family oxidoreductase gives MTITYANPMTEYEGKKILVTGGTKGMGEAIVNRFKAAGATVMTTARTLPSGLADADLFVQADLSAKEGVEKVITAVKERFGSIDILVNNIGGNSTPPGGFLAASDEHWMDALNLNLLAAVRLDRGLIPLMLEQGKGIIIHISSIQRVLPLIESTIPYAAAKAALSNYSKSLSKEFSPQGIRVNRVAPGFIQTTAADAMMESIAKVTGSVENALQSVIDALGGIPLGRPGFPEEVGELVAFLASDRAASITGAEYVIDGGTVPTV, from the coding sequence ATGACGATTACTTACGCAAATCCAATGACTGAGTATGAAGGCAAAAAAATTCTCGTGACAGGCGGAACTAAAGGCATGGGGGAGGCCATCGTTAACCGGTTTAAAGCTGCTGGCGCTACAGTGATGACTACTGCCCGCACGCTCCCGTCCGGGTTGGCAGATGCTGATTTATTCGTACAAGCTGATCTGTCTGCAAAAGAAGGCGTAGAGAAGGTAATTACCGCAGTTAAGGAACGTTTCGGCAGCATCGATATCCTAGTGAATAACATCGGAGGTAATTCTACGCCTCCCGGCGGGTTCCTGGCGGCAAGCGATGAACACTGGATGGATGCGCTGAACTTGAACCTGCTTGCAGCCGTCCGGCTCGACCGGGGCCTGATCCCCTTGATGCTGGAACAGGGTAAGGGCATTATTATCCACATTTCATCTATTCAAAGAGTGCTGCCGTTAATCGAGTCCACCATTCCTTATGCTGCCGCCAAGGCTGCGCTAAGCAATTACAGTAAAAGCCTCTCCAAAGAATTCTCCCCGCAAGGCATCCGTGTAAACCGCGTAGCTCCGGGATTCATTCAAACGACAGCGGCGGATGCCATGATGGAGAGTATTGCGAAGGTTACGGGCAGTGTGGAAAACGCACTCCAGTCCGTAATAGATGCGCTGGGCGGGATTCCGCTGGGCCGTCCCGGATTCCCGGAGGAAGTAGGCGAACTGGTGGCATTCCTGGCCTCCGACCGTGCTGCTTCCATTACGGGGGCTGAATATGTGATTGACGGAGGAACCGTGCCTACGGTATAA
- a CDS encoding glycoside hydrolase family 2 TIM barrel-domain containing protein, with product MIILQTKISLEGEWKLQLDESKQGLVLPFTDVITLPGTTSHARKGPKNEEFLVSALTDEYLFEGSVWYSREIDIPDELAGKNSYLYLERTRLTTLWLDGQEIGSRDSLNTAHVYELPQLEPGTHTITIRVDNTGYPTKGGHLTSPDTQTNWNGITGRLELQFYGESQLSGIRLDSELAARSVRIAATLESKSETTLVVSAKSFNSEDSHTVEEQEYIVSPGKFSVDYALGQDALLWSESAPNLYNILLVLKDSEGKAIGRQEVIFGLKEFRAEGDKFTINGEKTFLRGKHDGLIFPLTGYAPTDVEEWVRILGISKSYGINHYRFHTCCPPEAAFTAADMLGIYMQPELPFWGTITVETDEGHNQAEQDYLISEGYAILREFGNHPSFVMMSLGNELWGSKEKIDSFLKDYKAFDDRPLYTQGSNNHQWVPEVLEHDDFFSGVRFTRDRLFRGSYAMCDAPLGHVQTAVPGTMKDYDDQIVPPDFLNGGGQAAAAGGEIQIQYGTEAKTVQAGGESGEWIPQVPVVSHEIGQYATFPNFEEIKKYTGSLKAENFVVFRERLESKGLGHLAAKYFEASGQLAVACYKEELEAAFRSRRLAGFQLLDLQDFSGQGTALVGVLDAFMDSKGLVSAEEWRTFCNDAVLMARFPKYNYTAGELFTAHVELSCFRSGMPASAQLLWQLAAEGNVIAEGTTLAAIPAGSPYIDICDLAVNLPVVDRMSKLVLSLSIQGTDIRKSYDLWVYPEQSSNPLEDIHVFTELSEEALGLLENGGNVLLMPKPESLQNAIVGYYCTDFWCYPMFRSISESMNRPVPVGTMGLLIDNSHPVLREFPSEEHSTYPWWSIVENSKSLIMDDADRTWNPVVQTIDNFERNHKLSFLTECRLGNGNLLICALDAGKVSETPEGRQFLTSVANYMKSAEFKPQYQATAAELQALIQ from the coding sequence GTGATAATTTTGCAGACAAAGATCAGCCTCGAAGGCGAATGGAAGTTGCAATTGGATGAGAGTAAACAGGGACTGGTATTACCTTTTACAGATGTAATCACGCTGCCGGGAACAACCTCCCATGCACGCAAAGGACCGAAGAATGAGGAGTTTCTGGTAAGCGCTCTAACGGATGAATATCTGTTCGAAGGATCCGTCTGGTACTCCAGGGAGATTGACATCCCAGATGAGCTGGCCGGCAAGAACAGTTATCTATATTTGGAACGTACACGGCTTACCACGCTTTGGCTGGACGGGCAGGAGATCGGCAGCCGTGACAGTCTGAACACCGCCCATGTATATGAGCTGCCGCAGCTGGAACCGGGTACGCATACAATCACGATCCGGGTAGACAACACGGGTTACCCGACCAAAGGCGGACATCTGACTTCGCCGGATACCCAGACGAACTGGAATGGAATTACCGGCCGTTTGGAGCTGCAATTCTACGGAGAGTCACAGCTTAGCGGCATCCGCCTGGATTCAGAGCTGGCTGCACGTTCTGTCCGCATCGCAGCAACTCTGGAGAGTAAGAGCGAAACTACACTTGTAGTATCTGCCAAGAGCTTCAATAGTGAGGATTCACACACGGTAGAAGAGCAGGAGTACATAGTATCACCTGGTAAGTTCTCAGTAGACTATGCGCTTGGTCAAGATGCACTGCTCTGGAGTGAATCCGCTCCCAATCTGTATAATATCCTCCTGGTTCTGAAGGATAGTGAAGGCAAAGCCATCGGCCGGCAGGAGGTTATCTTCGGACTGAAGGAATTCCGGGCAGAAGGCGATAAGTTCACGATTAACGGGGAGAAGACATTCCTCCGCGGCAAACATGACGGTCTGATCTTCCCGCTGACCGGCTATGCTCCGACAGATGTGGAAGAATGGGTTAGAATACTTGGCATTTCCAAGTCCTACGGGATCAATCATTACCGTTTCCATACCTGCTGTCCGCCGGAGGCTGCTTTCACAGCTGCGGATATGCTCGGGATCTACATGCAGCCGGAGCTCCCTTTCTGGGGAACGATAACCGTTGAAACCGATGAAGGACATAATCAGGCTGAGCAGGATTACCTGATTAGCGAAGGGTACGCCATTCTGCGGGAATTCGGCAATCATCCATCCTTCGTAATGATGTCCCTCGGCAATGAGCTGTGGGGCAGCAAGGAGAAAATTGACTCCTTCCTGAAGGATTACAAAGCCTTCGATGACCGGCCTTTATACACCCAGGGCTCCAATAACCACCAATGGGTACCGGAGGTTCTGGAGCATGACGACTTCTTCAGCGGGGTGCGCTTCACCCGGGACCGGTTGTTCAGAGGCTCCTATGCGATGTGCGATGCTCCGCTGGGACATGTCCAGACAGCCGTGCCAGGCACGATGAAGGATTATGACGACCAGATCGTTCCTCCGGACTTCCTGAATGGAGGGGGACAGGCTGCTGCAGCTGGCGGGGAGATTCAAATCCAGTACGGCACTGAAGCCAAAACCGTACAAGCCGGCGGAGAGTCCGGCGAATGGATTCCGCAGGTTCCGGTGGTCTCGCATGAGATCGGACAATATGCTACGTTCCCTAATTTCGAGGAAATCAAGAAATACACGGGTTCGCTCAAAGCGGAGAATTTCGTAGTCTTCCGTGAACGGCTGGAGAGCAAGGGACTGGGTCATCTGGCCGCCAAATACTTCGAAGCCTCCGGCCAGCTTGCTGTAGCCTGTTACAAGGAAGAGCTTGAGGCCGCCTTCCGTTCACGCCGGCTTGCCGGCTTCCAGCTCCTGGACCTGCAGGATTTCAGCGGCCAGGGAACTGCACTGGTTGGCGTGCTTGATGCCTTCATGGATTCCAAAGGATTGGTCAGTGCCGAGGAATGGCGCACGTTCTGCAATGATGCAGTGCTGATGGCACGATTCCCTAAGTATAATTATACCGCAGGTGAATTGTTCACTGCCCATGTGGAGCTTAGCTGCTTCCGCAGCGGTATGCCGGCTTCCGCTCAGCTGCTATGGCAGCTTGCAGCAGAAGGGAACGTAATTGCCGAAGGAACAACCTTAGCAGCCATTCCGGCCGGAAGCCCTTATATTGACATCTGTGATCTGGCAGTAAATCTTCCTGTCGTAGACCGGATGAGTAAGCTTGTATTATCCCTTTCGATCCAGGGAACGGATATCCGCAAGAGCTACGATCTGTGGGTATACCCTGAGCAGAGCAGCAACCCGCTTGAGGACATTCATGTATTCACGGAGTTATCCGAAGAGGCGCTCGGTCTGCTGGAGAATGGCGGCAATGTGCTGCTGATGCCGAAGCCGGAATCCCTGCAGAATGCAATTGTAGGGTATTACTGCACGGATTTCTGGTGTTATCCGATGTTCCGTTCCATCTCGGAGAGCATGAACCGGCCGGTACCTGTCGGTACGATGGGACTGCTGATCGATAACAGCCATCCGGTGCTCCGGGAGTTCCCGAGTGAGGAACATTCGACCTATCCATGGTGGAGCATTGTGGAGAATTCGAAATCGCTGATCATGGATGATGCTGACCGCACCTGGAATCCCGTTGTGCAGACCATCGATAATTTCGAGCGTAATCATAAGCTTAGTTTCCTTACGGAATGCCGTCTAGGTAATGGTAATCTTCTGATATGTGCACTCGATGCAGGCAAAGTAAGTGAGACACCTGAAGGCAGACAGTTCTTGACCAGCGTGGCTAATTATATGAAATCTGCTGAATTCAAACCGCAATATCAGGCAACTGCGGCAGAGCTTCAGGCACTGATTCAATAA
- a CDS encoding Asp23/Gls24 family envelope stress response protein: MMKQDTFKGLVEISDRVISSIIRYAVTETPGIAGMSGNPVSGNLARRLSGKIGTNGLSVDVTDEAVAIQLDIIINYGYKIPEVCQILKDNVHQAVEHMLGLSPPIVNIKVDKLAFPNL; encoded by the coding sequence ATGATGAAGCAGGATACGTTCAAGGGGCTTGTGGAGATTTCAGACCGGGTAATTTCAAGTATAATCCGCTATGCGGTTACCGAAACGCCGGGCATTGCCGGAATGTCCGGCAACCCGGTCAGCGGAAATCTGGCCCGGCGTCTAAGCGGTAAGATTGGCACCAATGGATTGTCAGTGGATGTTACGGATGAAGCCGTGGCGATTCAGCTGGATATCATTATTAATTACGGCTACAAGATTCCTGAGGTATGCCAGATTCTTAAGGATAACGTCCATCAGGCCGTTGAGCACATGCTGGGTCTGTCTCCGCCTATCGTGAATATTAAGGTCGATAAGCTTGCTTTTCCCAACCTATAG
- a CDS encoding response regulator transcription factor, translating to MYTILIADDESEIVELLQLYLEKEYNILQAQNGIEALKLMQGNKIDLAILDIMMPGMDGLQLLKRIREHEHFPVLFLSAKSQHHDKILGLELGADDYISKPFNPLEIVARAGALLRRVHQFDAKAVEEEQTKEQIVLGRLTLDRSSCQVEVSGKPVALTSTEYKILELLMEQPGRVFTRKKIYEAVWEDFYVYEDNSIMVHISNIRDKIERDSKKPEYLKTIRGLGYKIEAPVEK from the coding sequence ATGTATACCATTCTCATAGCTGATGATGAATCGGAGATTGTAGAGCTTCTGCAGCTGTATCTGGAGAAGGAATACAATATTCTGCAAGCACAGAACGGAATTGAAGCACTGAAGCTAATGCAGGGCAACAAGATAGATCTGGCCATTCTGGATATTATGATGCCGGGGATGGACGGGCTGCAGCTGCTGAAGCGGATACGTGAGCATGAGCATTTCCCGGTGCTGTTCCTGTCGGCCAAGAGCCAGCATCATGATAAAATCCTCGGCCTTGAGCTGGGAGCAGACGATTATATCTCCAAGCCCTTCAATCCGCTGGAGATCGTTGCCCGTGCCGGGGCCCTGCTGCGGCGGGTGCACCAGTTCGATGCCAAGGCTGTAGAAGAAGAGCAGACGAAGGAGCAGATTGTGCTTGGACGGTTAACGCTTGACCGGAGCAGCTGTCAGGTTGAGGTGTCCGGTAAACCGGTAGCTCTGACTTCTACAGAGTACAAAATTCTTGAACTGCTGATGGAGCAGCCGGGCCGGGTATTTACGCGCAAGAAGATTTATGAGGCGGTCTGGGAAGATTTCTATGTCTACGAGGACAACAGCATCATGGTGCATATCAGCAATATCCGCGACAAGATCGAGCGCGATTCCAAGAAACCGGAATACCTGAAGACGATCAGGGGATTGGGGTACAAAATTGAAGCACCCGTGGAAAAGTAG
- a CDS encoding SDR family NAD(P)-dependent oxidoreductase: protein MGSLTNQVAVVTGAGTGLGKAAAVKLAEHGATVVLVGRRPDKLQEVASIIEAAEGRALIIPADVTNLEEVQRLRDQVIAQAGKANILINNAGGTGAPTHIHDLTFGAWDHTLQLNLYSPYIVTNAFLPVMREQQYGRIVSITSVMANLVYPGLGAYSAAKAGLEALMRTVAVEEAKHGIIVNMFDPGNLQTEQNPGGAKDPASVVAAIIDLASLPAGSAGGEVTRALS from the coding sequence ATGGGTTCATTAACAAATCAGGTAGCTGTAGTCACTGGTGCGGGTACAGGGCTTGGCAAAGCTGCAGCGGTAAAATTGGCAGAGCACGGGGCGACTGTCGTTCTGGTGGGCAGACGTCCGGACAAACTGCAAGAGGTAGCTTCAATCATTGAAGCGGCGGAGGGCAGAGCGTTAATCATTCCCGCAGATGTTACGAATTTGGAAGAGGTTCAGCGCCTGCGTGATCAGGTAATCGCGCAGGCAGGGAAGGCGAACATCCTGATCAACAATGCGGGCGGAACAGGAGCCCCAACCCACATCCACGACTTAACATTTGGGGCTTGGGATCACACCCTCCAGCTTAATTTGTACAGCCCTTATATCGTAACCAATGCGTTCCTGCCTGTGATGAGAGAGCAGCAATATGGACGTATCGTATCCATTACCTCGGTGATGGCCAATCTGGTCTATCCGGGACTAGGTGCCTATTCGGCTGCCAAGGCTGGTCTGGAGGCATTGATGAGAACGGTGGCAGTGGAGGAAGCGAAGCACGGAATCATCGTCAACATGTTCGATCCCGGTAATCTGCAAACGGAGCAGAACCCGGGAGGCGCGAAAGATCCGGCTTCGGTTGTCGCTGCCATTATTGACCTTGCTTCCTTGCCGGCCGGCAGCGCTGGCGGAGAGGTGACCAGAGCCTTATCCTAG
- a CDS encoding LysR family transcriptional regulator: MELTQLEYFLTVARLEHMTSASKALRITQPALSHAISKLENELGVPLFERRGRNVQLNRYGITFSKWVEEAMKNIGNGIREIDECSNAETGVIHISYLNILGVDLVPSLIRDYQADNPKVRFDLYQGNHGDIDEALETGTSDMLITSRETTMNDEEWMIIRRMPIFIVVSSQHRFASRSSLSLFELSGEPFVGLKTNCGLKSTITTLFKNTNFELASTYDAEDLITVAGFIKAGLGVSVLPQTLGLMLDGLVWIPIEEEGWEWEVGLKWRRDRYLSPASRRFLDYLQQTSLEPVRG, encoded by the coding sequence ATGGAGCTTACGCAATTGGAGTATTTCCTGACGGTGGCCCGGCTTGAGCATATGACTTCGGCATCCAAGGCGCTTAGAATTACACAGCCCGCACTGAGTCATGCCATCTCCAAACTGGAGAATGAGCTGGGTGTTCCTTTATTTGAGCGAAGAGGACGTAACGTCCAGTTGAACCGGTATGGGATAACGTTCAGCAAATGGGTGGAAGAGGCAATGAAGAACATCGGTAACGGCATTCGTGAAATTGATGAATGTTCGAATGCGGAGACAGGCGTGATTCACATCTCATATCTGAATATTCTCGGAGTCGATCTGGTGCCGTCACTAATCCGAGATTATCAGGCGGACAATCCGAAGGTGCGGTTCGACCTGTATCAGGGGAATCACGGGGATATCGATGAAGCACTGGAGACCGGTACCTCGGACATGCTGATCACTTCAAGAGAAACTACAATGAACGATGAAGAATGGATGATTATCCGGCGGATGCCGATCTTTATTGTGGTCTCCAGCCAGCACCGGTTCGCTTCACGCTCCAGCTTGAGTTTATTTGAGCTGTCCGGGGAACCTTTTGTCGGGTTGAAGACGAACTGCGGACTTAAATCTACGATCACAACGTTATTTAAAAACACTAATTTCGAGCTGGCTTCAACGTATGACGCAGAAGATCTGATTACGGTAGCAGGCTTCATCAAAGCCGGACTGGGAGTCTCTGTACTGCCGCAGACGCTGGGCTTGATGCTGGACGGCCTGGTCTGGATTCCGATTGAGGAAGAGGGCTGGGAATGGGAGGTCGGCTTGAAGTGGCGTCGCGACCGTTACCTGTCCCCTGCCTCCAGGCGGTTTCTGGATTATCTTCAGCAGACTTCACTCGAGCCTGTACGGGGATAG
- a CDS encoding TetR/AcrR family transcriptional regulator: MDQPVYNCRPERKDAAENRQRILDAALRLFEQHGVEPVSMNQIAAEAQIGAGTLYRRYRNKNELCLDLIRDPVDQLSKDITAYLEDNPSMPPSERLRGLLTLFLQFKEIHAGLIAGVEHSSAALGAHSRTSTSLYEEFHQQLVQLFAEMNVEDRQSGPDSVFRADMLMIALSSDSYLFQRNVRGNSQESILEQLCRTFI, from the coding sequence ATGGATCAACCGGTATATAACTGCCGTCCCGAACGCAAAGACGCCGCCGAGAACCGGCAGCGTATTCTGGATGCAGCTTTACGGTTATTTGAACAGCACGGCGTTGAGCCGGTCAGTATGAATCAGATTGCTGCTGAAGCACAGATTGGCGCGGGCACATTATACCGCCGGTACCGCAACAAAAACGAGCTGTGTCTGGACTTAATCAGAGACCCCGTGGATCAGCTGTCCAAGGACATTACAGCTTATCTGGAAGATAACCCTTCTATGCCGCCTTCCGAACGGTTACGGGGACTGCTCACCCTGTTTCTGCAGTTCAAAGAAATCCATGCCGGGCTTATTGCAGGTGTGGAGCACTCCTCTGCCGCACTTGGTGCGCACTCCAGGACAAGCACTTCCCTATATGAAGAATTCCATCAGCAGCTGGTTCAGCTTTTTGCAGAAATGAATGTGGAAGACCGGCAGTCCGGTCCGGACAGTGTGTTCAGAGCAGATATGCTGATGATCGCCCTGAGCAGTGATTCGTATCTGTTCCAGCGCAATGTGCGCGGCAACTCCCAGGAAAGCATATTGGAGCAGCTGTGCCGGACATTTATTTAG